In one Chitinophaga sancti genomic region, the following are encoded:
- a CDS encoding SpvB/TcaC N-terminal domain-containing protein, with product MEVTDSPSALTDIVIPQLSTPKGGGALSGMGNTFQPDTFSGTGNYTIPLPITPARGFEPQLSLTYNSAQGNDVFGLGFTLTLNSISRMTTKGIPRYMGTDQYILTGEGELVKTTDRTEHFNNEDWLVTTYVPRIQKAYSCIEQWESVKDGTSWWKVVSSGNVTTTFGTTGNACIVNPADPTQIFQWLPDTSTDACGKKITYTYKSENNQNVPSVIYEQNRSYEANRYLSSVKYGNYWDSNGNPQFAFELIFDYGEYDLSNINQQNANPYIPVREWAYRPDAFSSYKGGFEIRTCRLCRQILLFHHFEELGNPCLVRSTLLNYDACQPYQSSQITIMSLLKEVISAGYKKDKTGGYEAKQLPPLTLSYTSFEAASTPSFDILEMDNNTLPDYLGEQRFLPIDLNGDGLPGFLFNNGNTIVYLAPTGDGKYQLPVSLNSFPVNKDIRNSNAWMVNLNGDGQVELLAGNGFYTYNNDGSWNNFQPFTYYPADTSNPFLEATDINATGRTDLLLATSDKILVYPSAGKDGFLPARTLQNENGFPFQTADSSGQVVSFADMFGDGSLHRVRISSGLAECWPCLGSGKYGPKVAIGNAPVPEDILDYSRLFLTDIDGSGTTDLVYVSANSVTVYINQNGNTFSVPITVILPEQFSDTDQIHFMDINGNGTNCLVFSKMSPAPKHYYYDFSNGMKPYLLNQINNNTGTVTTIQYCSATRFALEDKQAGQPWVTKLRFPVQVVESVTVCDQLSATKTVNRYKYHNGYYDPVERKFCGFGFVEAWDTETFQQYEQTPGNAVAPLNKDLYIPPVYTRTWCHTGTFQENDALLRQYKQAYFQGDLQALEFPGNVFEPDIYNADAATLRQAYAALQGCILRKEVYANDDQAISGNPYTVEAANVTVLLLQAIGDQAYASFSVSNRESISYNYERDPLDPAITQHFTLQTDPLNGKTQLSCTIYLSRRNGPFENTHVYAAQQQLKVTARRNSYINSTSLQNGCWRGVLYKQEDFEICHPNLAGNTYFTFDNINSQVQTALQQIIPYLTIPAAATLQAQQLTIREAYFWNETQDNFLPLGQHSSRSLLHHQQTASFTSDNVRYLFGENMTDSILQNDGGYYFDQARGYWYNRGLVQHYFSTAQTLYQLYKVENSFASTASSLFLQTTFSYDRYNMVISGSKQYLDDNTYNETWAECDYQTMKFRQMGDPNGNVTQILYDPLGNVAVSTVFGEEKGVYTGGMRLYDFKDQPAEYSWPATTKDGYPVSFADVISNPEYYLQGAVSFFFYDMDAYQQRSQPISSIQLNRTEFYHTKTGISPFSCRQLIEYSDGMGRAIETKQLTAANTWLTSGRTVFNNKGKVAAAYLPFFSDTVHFQSQQELAGNAVPPPATTQYDPLTRPVRTDTPKGFYILTVYTPWEEKLYDTNDTVKTSPYYISFMANYPANPTQEQINEKDALEKAAIFNNTPAIQIKDNTGSVFLKMQNNLGYVSPDAFTTMVQGSGLTSRQIWDELVAEQYLSTDGYVTVNFQPYEKGFTLKLKPAFQPFSGQIITLLKQNCLTACYDTDMAGRITQITDARLYYSNVTTASNYYNFRQGYIMGASGPVLIDSSDAGRSFTLNNVFGNPVWSWSPRDYNQLISYDRFQRKTAVRAQQIQSGMPSVPAAQYPLMEVFIYGESQSASQANNLRGQLYQQKDAAGIQTYPSYSLQGQTLQVSRQLISDYKQPPDWNTASIPMVTDTYASSFTYNALTQIVMQQTPDGTTATTGYNLQGLPATITLQYNNAPQQIITGIDYNASGQRTSVIYANGIRTNYTYENTTSCLLLLKSMRSSDVMQSIAYTYDPAGNITRMTDHSIDTVFNNNQQVAAVSDYTYDALYRLINATGRQHPGITANTYRNNNADGNFKQSKFSQLPADGTALENYREQYVYDDGFNLVQTRHTATSASWTRDTAVEGSSNHLKDLRYDASGNLTQLQINNTVSLSFNYREELVQAAIIERPQEQDDADYYQYDSNGSRIRKVSEYMAHGGSVTNISEKIYLGNYEIKQLKTVGAQNQTTTTMIRQTVRIMDGDECILILHYWAQDDTKKEAMAGTRQLRWQLSNLLHSVAMEVDSQALLISYEEYFPYGGTSIIAGNNQLEVSYKDYRYSGKECDDSTGLYYYGARYYAPWLGRWLKPDPAGIADGLNLYFYVGGNPITFTDPTGMVREIQVSTETGQRLEQAQKAIAFARRQIPFAGNLGQEVVSTESESSARLTVARNILTGYFGDSEAVTNGADAFKRAATAIAAHGGACNEFSALTHSYLISSIITEPVYRIWDPNVKHSYTLIGDPRSVPEKDLVVADAWPTQYQASTFADIGWTQRFGELQVHTTTNPVTTEGQADSNRSLFEQTVQGIPQEMRLPEYVSIGGSIVSYAGRNRIGIEGWGRLGARERYMEYHYNTLNARPSHLYGNTHSTQTPEPYHYYSQEDVMRTYHTGPESSTWRTF from the coding sequence ATGGAAGTAACAGATTCACCATCTGCATTAACGGATATTGTCATTCCCCAACTATCCACTCCCAAAGGAGGCGGGGCATTAAGCGGTATGGGTAATACATTTCAACCAGACACGTTTTCCGGCACAGGGAATTATACTATTCCACTACCCATCACACCGGCCAGAGGATTTGAACCACAATTATCACTGACCTATAATTCAGCACAGGGCAATGACGTATTTGGCCTGGGATTTACGCTGACCCTTAATAGTATCTCAAGAATGACCACCAAAGGCATTCCCCGGTATATGGGCACCGATCAGTATATACTGACAGGTGAAGGAGAATTGGTTAAAACAACTGATCGGACCGAACATTTCAACAATGAAGACTGGCTTGTCACTACCTATGTACCCAGAATACAAAAAGCCTATTCCTGTATCGAACAATGGGAGAGTGTCAAGGATGGTACATCCTGGTGGAAGGTCGTTTCCTCCGGTAATGTCACTACTACGTTCGGTACAACTGGCAATGCCTGTATCGTTAACCCGGCCGATCCTACGCAGATATTTCAATGGCTACCCGATACTTCCACAGATGCCTGCGGGAAGAAAATAACTTATACCTACAAGTCAGAAAACAACCAGAATGTTCCTTCTGTCATCTATGAGCAGAACAGATCTTATGAGGCAAACAGATATCTTTCATCCGTTAAATATGGTAACTACTGGGACAGCAACGGCAATCCACAATTTGCATTTGAATTGATATTCGATTATGGCGAATATGATTTGTCAAATATCAACCAACAAAATGCAAACCCCTATATTCCCGTGAGGGAATGGGCATACAGACCAGACGCATTCTCGTCTTATAAAGGCGGCTTTGAAATACGTACCTGCCGCTTATGCCGGCAAATCCTGCTCTTCCATCATTTTGAGGAACTTGGAAACCCTTGCCTGGTTAGAAGCACCTTACTAAACTACGATGCCTGTCAGCCTTACCAGTCCTCGCAGATCACCATCATGTCGCTGCTGAAGGAAGTAATATCCGCAGGATATAAAAAAGATAAAACGGGAGGATACGAAGCCAAACAATTACCACCACTGACGCTCAGCTACACATCATTTGAAGCTGCCTCCACTCCTTCTTTTGACATCCTGGAGATGGACAACAATACCCTACCCGATTATCTGGGAGAACAGAGATTTTTGCCTATAGACCTGAACGGAGACGGACTTCCCGGATTTCTTTTCAACAATGGCAATACTATTGTTTATCTGGCACCAACAGGAGACGGAAAATACCAGTTGCCGGTATCTCTTAATAGTTTTCCTGTCAACAAAGATATTCGTAACAGCAATGCCTGGATGGTAAACCTGAATGGAGATGGCCAGGTGGAATTACTGGCTGGCAATGGTTTCTATACCTACAACAATGATGGTAGCTGGAATAATTTTCAACCCTTTACATACTATCCTGCTGATACCAGCAATCCCTTTCTGGAAGCCACTGATATAAATGCAACCGGGAGAACGGATCTGTTGCTGGCTACCAGTGATAAGATTCTTGTTTACCCCTCTGCCGGAAAAGATGGTTTTCTGCCGGCAAGGACCCTTCAAAACGAAAATGGCTTTCCTTTCCAGACAGCTGATTCTTCCGGACAGGTGGTTTCCTTTGCGGATATGTTTGGAGATGGTTCACTACATCGGGTACGCATTTCCAGCGGACTGGCAGAATGCTGGCCCTGCCTGGGCTCCGGCAAATATGGCCCCAAAGTGGCCATAGGAAATGCTCCTGTACCCGAAGATATCCTCGACTACAGTCGTTTATTCCTCACCGATATTGACGGATCAGGTACTACCGATCTTGTATATGTTTCTGCCAACAGCGTAACAGTTTATATCAATCAGAACGGCAACACTTTCTCCGTTCCCATTACGGTAATATTGCCCGAGCAATTCAGTGACACAGATCAGATTCATTTTATGGACATCAATGGGAATGGCACCAATTGCCTCGTTTTCTCCAAAATGTCCCCTGCTCCCAAACATTACTATTATGATTTCAGCAATGGTATGAAGCCTTATCTGCTGAACCAGATCAACAATAATACCGGTACTGTTACTACTATACAGTACTGTAGTGCTACCCGGTTTGCCCTGGAAGATAAACAAGCAGGACAACCATGGGTGACCAAACTGAGATTTCCCGTACAAGTAGTGGAATCAGTCACTGTATGTGATCAGCTGTCCGCTACCAAAACTGTTAATCGTTATAAATATCACAATGGTTATTATGATCCGGTAGAAAGAAAGTTCTGCGGCTTCGGTTTTGTTGAAGCATGGGACACGGAAACCTTTCAGCAATATGAACAAACTCCTGGCAATGCTGTAGCCCCGCTAAACAAGGACCTGTATATCCCTCCTGTTTATACCAGAACCTGGTGTCATACCGGCACTTTCCAGGAAAATGATGCCCTTCTCCGGCAATATAAACAGGCGTATTTTCAGGGAGACTTACAGGCCCTGGAATTTCCCGGGAATGTTTTTGAACCGGATATTTACAATGCTGATGCAGCAACCCTTCGACAGGCATATGCAGCACTACAGGGCTGTATCCTGCGCAAAGAAGTATATGCCAACGATGACCAGGCAATATCCGGAAATCCGTATACGGTAGAAGCAGCCAATGTTACAGTATTGTTATTGCAAGCCATAGGAGACCAGGCATATGCCTCCTTTTCAGTCAGCAACCGGGAAAGTATTTCATACAATTACGAAAGAGATCCCCTGGACCCTGCCATCACCCAGCACTTCACCTTACAAACCGACCCACTCAACGGAAAGACACAACTGTCCTGCACCATATACCTTTCAAGACGCAACGGGCCATTTGAAAACACTCACGTATATGCAGCACAACAGCAACTAAAAGTAACAGCCCGGCGCAACAGCTACATCAATAGCACCAGTCTGCAGAACGGATGCTGGAGAGGTGTTCTTTACAAACAGGAAGACTTTGAGATCTGTCATCCTAATCTCGCGGGAAACACTTATTTCACCTTCGACAACATAAATAGCCAGGTACAGACTGCTCTTCAGCAGATCATTCCTTACCTGACAATACCCGCTGCCGCTACATTACAGGCGCAGCAACTCACTATCAGGGAAGCCTACTTCTGGAATGAGACACAGGACAATTTTTTACCCCTGGGCCAGCATTCATCCCGCTCCCTGCTTCATCACCAGCAGACGGCCTCCTTTACATCTGACAACGTCAGGTATCTTTTCGGAGAAAATATGACCGATAGCATCCTGCAAAATGATGGTGGCTATTACTTTGATCAGGCTAGAGGATACTGGTATAATAGAGGTTTGGTACAGCATTACTTCTCCACCGCCCAAACTCTTTATCAATTGTACAAGGTGGAAAATTCTTTTGCCAGCACTGCCTCCTCTCTCTTTTTGCAAACAACATTCTCCTATGACCGCTACAACATGGTGATCAGCGGCAGTAAACAATATCTGGATGATAACACCTATAATGAAACATGGGCCGAATGCGATTATCAGACGATGAAATTCCGACAGATGGGTGACCCTAACGGCAATGTGACACAGATACTTTATGACCCGCTGGGCAATGTTGCTGTCAGCACCGTATTCGGAGAAGAAAAAGGTGTCTATACCGGAGGAATGAGGTTATATGATTTTAAAGACCAACCGGCAGAATACTCCTGGCCTGCCACCACAAAAGACGGGTATCCTGTTTCCTTCGCTGATGTGATCAGCAATCCCGAATATTATCTCCAGGGAGCTGTCAGTTTTTTCTTCTATGATATGGATGCTTATCAGCAACGTTCGCAACCTATCAGCAGCATACAACTCAACCGAACAGAATTTTATCATACCAAAACCGGTATCAGCCCCTTTTCCTGTCGCCAGCTAATCGAATACAGTGACGGCATGGGAAGGGCCATCGAAACCAAACAGCTCACCGCCGCAAATACCTGGCTGACTTCGGGCCGTACTGTTTTTAACAATAAAGGCAAAGTTGCAGCAGCCTATCTTCCTTTCTTTAGTGACACCGTACACTTTCAATCGCAACAGGAACTGGCCGGCAACGCCGTTCCTCCTCCGGCCACCACACAATACGATCCGCTGACAAGACCTGTCAGAACAGACACGCCAAAGGGTTTTTACATCCTTACGGTGTATACGCCGTGGGAAGAAAAACTATATGACACCAATGATACGGTGAAAACCTCGCCCTATTATATCTCCTTCATGGCGAACTATCCTGCAAACCCCACCCAGGAGCAGATTAATGAAAAAGATGCGTTGGAGAAAGCAGCCATATTTAACAATACACCGGCTATACAGATAAAAGACAATACCGGCAGCGTTTTCCTCAAAATGCAGAACAACCTGGGATATGTATCACCTGATGCCTTTACTACTATGGTACAAGGATCTGGCCTTACAAGCCGGCAGATATGGGATGAACTGGTAGCAGAACAATACCTTTCTACTGATGGATATGTGACCGTGAACTTCCAGCCTTATGAAAAAGGTTTTACCTTAAAGCTCAAACCTGCATTCCAGCCATTCTCCGGACAAATCATCACCCTGCTAAAACAAAACTGTCTGACTGCCTGTTACGATACGGATATGGCCGGACGCATCACGCAGATCACAGATGCCAGGCTGTATTATTCCAATGTTACGACTGCCTCCAACTACTATAACTTCAGGCAAGGCTATATCATGGGAGCATCCGGGCCTGTACTCATTGACAGTAGCGATGCCGGCCGGTCCTTTACGCTGAATAACGTCTTCGGCAATCCGGTATGGTCCTGGTCTCCCCGTGACTACAACCAGCTGATAAGTTATGATCGCTTTCAGCGAAAAACTGCCGTCAGAGCCCAACAGATACAATCGGGTATGCCTTCGGTGCCCGCAGCGCAATACCCGCTGATGGAAGTTTTTATTTACGGAGAAAGTCAGTCTGCATCACAGGCCAACAATCTCCGCGGCCAGTTATATCAACAAAAAGATGCCGCAGGTATTCAGACTTACCCATCCTATAGCCTTCAGGGTCAAACACTGCAGGTATCCAGACAACTGATCTCCGACTACAAACAGCCACCCGACTGGAATACGGCGTCCATACCCATGGTTACTGACACCTATGCCAGCAGCTTCACTTACAATGCACTAACACAAATAGTGATGCAGCAAACACCAGATGGCACCACCGCCACAACTGGTTATAACCTGCAAGGGTTGCCTGCTACTATCACACTTCAATACAACAATGCTCCGCAACAGATAATAACCGGTATTGACTATAACGCCAGCGGGCAGCGGACAAGCGTTATTTACGCAAATGGCATCAGGACAAACTACACATATGAAAACACCACCTCATGCCTGCTACTCCTGAAAAGCATGAGGAGCAGTGATGTGATGCAATCCATCGCATACACCTACGATCCTGCGGGCAATATCACAAGAATGACTGATCATAGTATTGACACAGTATTCAATAATAATCAGCAGGTAGCAGCGGTATCTGATTATACCTACGATGCATTGTACCGTCTGATCAATGCTACCGGCCGGCAACATCCGGGCATTACTGCCAATACATACAGGAATAACAACGCTGACGGCAATTTTAAACAAAGCAAATTCAGTCAGTTGCCGGCAGATGGTACCGCATTGGAAAACTATAGAGAACAGTATGTGTATGATGATGGATTCAATCTTGTACAAACCCGCCACACAGCTACTTCTGCTTCATGGACAAGGGATACTGCAGTGGAAGGCAGCTCCAATCACCTGAAGGACCTCCGTTACGACGCTTCCGGAAACCTTACACAGCTGCAGATCAACAATACAGTGAGTCTGTCTTTTAACTACCGCGAAGAGCTTGTGCAGGCCGCCATCATCGAAAGGCCGCAGGAGCAGGACGACGCCGACTATTATCAATACGATAGCAATGGAAGCCGTATCAGAAAAGTTTCCGAATACATGGCCCACGGAGGTAGTGTAACCAATATCTCAGAAAAGATATATCTCGGCAATTATGAAATCAAGCAGCTGAAAACAGTCGGTGCACAGAATCAAACCACTACCACCATGATCAGGCAAACGGTCAGAATAATGGATGGAGATGAATGTATTCTTATCCTTCATTACTGGGCACAGGATGACACTAAAAAAGAAGCGATGGCCGGTACCCGGCAGCTACGCTGGCAGTTAAGTAACCTGCTGCATTCCGTTGCCATGGAAGTGGATTCCCAGGCCCTGCTGATCAGCTATGAAGAATACTTTCCTTACGGAGGTACCAGTATTATTGCCGGTAACAATCAGCTGGAAGTTTCGTATAAGGATTATCGTTATTCCGGTAAGGAATGTGACGACAGTACCGGCCTCTATTACTATGGCGCCAGATATTATGCGCCCTGGCTCGGACGATGGCTCAAGCCCGATCCTGCCGGTATTGCAGATGGACTCAACCTGTATTTTTATGTGGGTGGTAATCCCATTACTTTCACAGATCCTACCGGTATGGTCCGGGAAATTCAGGTTTCAACAGAGACCGGCCAACGGCTGGAACAGGCACAGAAAGCCATCGCCTTCGCCAGGCGTCAAATTCCGTTCGCTGGCAATTTAGGGCAGGAAGTGGTGAGTACAGAATCAGAAAGCTCCGCACGTTTAACAGTAGCCAGAAACATTTTAACCGGTTATTTCGGAGATTCCGAGGCCGTCACTAACGGTGCGGATGCCTTTAAAAGGGCAGCTACTGCCATTGCGGCACATGGTGGGGCCTGTAATGAATTCAGTGCACTCACGCATTCCTACCTGATCTCTTCCATCATTACAGAACCGGTGTACAGGATCTGGGACCCCAATGTAAAGCACTCCTACACCCTGATAGGAGATCCCAGGTCTGTACCGGAAAAGGATTTGGTAGTAGCGGATGCATGGCCAACCCAATATCAGGCATCTACCTTTGCAGACATAGGCTGGACCCAACGATTCGGTGAACTGCAAGTCCACACAACAACAAACCCCGTGACTACTGAGGGGCAAGCCGATTCTAACCGCAGTTTGTTTGAACAGACTGTCCAGGGCATTCCGCAGGAAATGCGCCTGCCGGAATACGTATCCATTGGTGGCAGCATTGTCAGTTATGCCGGCAGGAACAGGATTGGCATCGAAGGATGGGGTAGGCTCGGTGCGCGTGAGCGGTATATGGAATACCATTACAATACTTTGAATGCAAGACCCTCACATCTTTACGGTAATACCCACAGTACACAAACGCCAGAGCCTTACCACTATTACAGCCAGGAAGATGTTATGAGAACTTACCATACCGGGCCGGAATCCAGTACCTGGCGGACCTTCTGA
- the tnpA gene encoding IS66 family insertion sequence element accessory protein TnpA has product MHFAKLSNFPDQININMKQEISKSTKEEYMFSLISEQINSGRSVKSFCDQHNIQSGNWFYWQKKYQRHKAASNGNDSSFTLLQITPDLITPHDNVANPYLFNQALKSVMRSLLTITSSSDLGETCNLRRLPK; this is encoded by the coding sequence ATGCATTTCGCTAAGTTGAGTAATTTTCCTGATCAAATAAATATCAATATGAAACAGGAAATATCTAAATCAACCAAGGAAGAATATATGTTTTCGCTCATATCAGAGCAGATAAATAGCGGTCGATCAGTCAAATCATTTTGTGACCAACATAATATCCAATCCGGTAATTGGTTCTACTGGCAAAAAAAATATCAACGGCATAAAGCAGCCTCTAATGGTAATGATAGTAGCTTTACATTACTTCAGATAACCCCGGATCTTATTACTCCGCATGATAACGTTGCCAATCCTTATTTGTTCAACCAAGCTTTAAAATCTGTTATGCGTTCTCTGCTAACTATTACTTCTTCTTCCGATTTAGGTGAAACCTGTAATTTGAGACGTTTGCCGAAATAG
- a CDS encoding LytR/AlgR family response regulator transcription factor produces the protein MISAVIIEDEPLTANRLKRLIENEQGDITVIALLQTVSETLDWLGKNPEPDLYFMDIQLSDGLSFDVFRSFPVSKPVIFTTAFDEYAIKAFKANGIDYLLKPIVSADLESSLRRFHKLRRQVILPDNIQNILKGISQNQVVYKANILVEWRDQLLSIPVSNIAYFWTANRNIHFITNDRKIYFVSVTLDQLEEELNPHLFFRISRQFLISRDCIELINIYFGKRLKLQVSPKSEEEVIVSRERITDFKAWLNK, from the coding sequence ATGATTTCAGCAGTGATTATTGAAGACGAGCCGCTTACGGCTAACCGATTAAAACGGTTAATTGAAAATGAGCAAGGTGACATTACTGTTATTGCTCTTTTACAAACAGTCAGTGAAACACTTGATTGGCTTGGGAAAAATCCAGAGCCTGATTTATATTTCATGGATATACAGTTGTCCGATGGCTTGAGTTTTGATGTTTTTAGGTCATTTCCGGTATCTAAGCCTGTAATATTTACAACAGCTTTTGATGAATACGCTATAAAGGCTTTTAAAGCCAATGGAATTGATTACCTATTGAAGCCAATTGTGAGTGCTGATCTGGAAAGCAGCCTTCGTCGTTTCCACAAACTTAGGCGGCAAGTCATCTTACCTGATAATATTCAGAATATTTTGAAAGGAATTAGCCAAAATCAGGTTGTGTATAAAGCAAATATCCTGGTAGAATGGCGCGATCAGCTATTATCAATTCCGGTTTCAAATATCGCCTATTTTTGGACGGCTAATAGGAATATACATTTTATTACTAACGACCGTAAAATTTATTTTGTCAGTGTCACCCTCGATCAACTGGAAGAAGAACTAAACCCACATTTGTTTTTTAGAATCAGCAGGCAATTTTTGATTTCACGGGATTGTATCGAACTAATAAACATCTATTTCGGCAAACGTCTCAAATTACAGGTTTCACCTAAATCGGAAGAAGAAGTAATAGTTAGCAGAGAACGCATAACAGATTTTAAAGCTTGGTTGAACAAATAA